One segment of Panicum virgatum strain AP13 chromosome 1K, P.virgatum_v5, whole genome shotgun sequence DNA contains the following:
- the LOC120639889 gene encoding uncharacterized protein LOC120639889: MALAHLSRRLLSPTAAAAAHLPKAFPHGRDRFVLLHPGRRFFSASANPSSDSSSTPSEPSPGAPSAPASPDEMRHQEIEGPTVERDTSPLADETRRELDELRRTVQGLSGSLALLGGAHLAAGAWIAYGAPPLGVETAAAVQGVAAFAFPFTVALVLRRTIKPIAFFQKMEANARLQVLTLCLQATKNVNLMLLRTRVMAISCALGVSVASVAAILMR; the protein is encoded by the coding sequence ATGGCGCTCGCGCACCTCTCCCGCCGCCTCCTGAgcccgacggccgccgccgcggcgcaccTTCCGAAGGCATTCCCCCATGGGCGCGATCGCTTCGTCCTTctccaccccggccgccgcttcTTCTCCGCGTCCGCGAACCCCAGCTCCGACTCGTCCTCCACGCCGTCAGAGCCCAGCCCGGGCGCCCCATCCGCGCCCGCGTCGCCCGATGAGATGCGGCACCAGGAGATCGAGGGCCCCACGGTGGAGCGCGACACGTCGCCCCTGGCCGACGAGACGCGCCGCGAGCTCGACGAGCTCCGCCGCACCGTGCAGGGCCTCAGCGGCTCGCTCGCGCTCCTCGGAGGGgcgcacctcgccgccggcgcgtggaTCGCCTACGGTGCCCCGCCCCTCGGCGTCGAGACCGCCGCGGCGGTCCAGGGCGTGGCGGCGTTCGCGTTCCCCTTCACGGTCGCCCTGGTGCTGCGCCGCACCATCAAGCCCATCGCCTTCTTCCAGAAGATGGAGGCCAACGCGAGGCTGCAGGTGCTCACTCTGTGCCTCCAGGCTACGAAGAACGTCAACCTCATGCTGCTCCGGACGCGGGTGATGGCCATCTCTTGCGCTCTCGGGGTGTCTGTCGCGTCAGTTGCTGCGATATTGATGCGGTGA
- the LOC120639853 gene encoding uncharacterized protein LOC120639853 yields the protein MLMESGRRQGVVVAIECVAGGSRAEEWGPGSSEAVQTGDVVEELLIGVGGRGGPAAHAAPFKGGRDALQKLLHAAYKRGDTSVEVRVRRHAQGGGGSGELAPAAGAATAARMQACIVPQESVGGGGGGVIGLGRSGRQYVLRSIRDPNYAVGLVDRMESECIAIRGSRSSRVVCALSKAQLQDGYVSYRWEKKMREVLPIPNSSSFLSLLILPTALDRAGSRYNTVEDTLARANAWLLSSQASGVPIVFLNVQTEALLTKISGETASATVNAGSLADLPNLANASLYGFEDYHGVDIGVVKAVRVWYTAEAGEMPVEITLEESDARLGFAISRTEEGFIYVSSVMEDDGDLQVPSTRSGLRDLYREAKRASKLLVISRVSGQKVLPWMVSTSGAIRCYDTVSLSQKLSLHRHALKPILLHVIMWDGKSDAPARPVREPCPLPLPSPAFTDLPRQDSFAYGEQRVQTEGDPGIMNERDTAGDASFRFHNFSLPNNWV from the exons ATGCTCATGGAGAGCGGGAGGAGGCAGGGCGTGGTGGTGGCGATCGAGTGCGTCGCGGGCGGGTCGCGGGCGGAGGAGTGGGGGCCCGGCAGCAGCGAGGCGGTGCAGACGGGGGACGTCGTGGAGGAGCTGCTCAtcggggtcggcggccgcggcgggcccgccgcgcacgccgcgccctTCAAGGGCGGACGCGACGCGCTGCAGAAGCTGCTGCACGCGGCCTACAAGCGCGGGGACACCTCCGTCGAGGTGCGCGTGCGCCGCCacgcgcagggcggcggcggcagcggggagctggcgccggcggcgggcgcggccaccgccgccaggaTGCAGGCCTGCATCGTGCCGCAGGagtccgtcggcggcggcggcggcggcgtgatcgGCCTCGGCCGCAGCGGCCGCCAGTACGTGCTCCGCTCCATCCGCGACCCCAACTACGCCGTCGGCCTCGTCGACCGCATGGAGAGCGAGTGCATCGCCATCAGAG GCTCGAGGAGCTCGAGGGTGGTGTGCGCGCTGAGCAAGGCGCAACTGCAGGACGGCTACGTGTCCTACCGGTGGGAGAAGAAGATGCGGGAGGTGCTACCGATCCCCAACTCCAGCAGCTTCCTCTCCTTGCTCATCCTGCCCACGGCGCTCGACCGCGCCGGCTCCCGCTACAACACCGTCGAGGACACCCTGGCCCGCGCCAACGCCTGGTTGCTCTCGTCCCAGGCCTCCGGCGTGCCCATCGTGTTCTTGAACGTCCAGACCGAGGCCCTCCTAACCAAG ATCTCCGGCGAGACAGCCTCCGCGACGGTCAACGCTGGCTCACTGGCCGACCTCCCGAACCTCGCCAACGCCAGCCTCTACGGCTTCGAGGACTATCACGGCGTGGACATTGGCGTCGTGAAGGCGGTGCGCGTCTGGTACACGGCCGAGGCTGGAGAGATGCCGGTGGAGATCACTCTCGAGGAGAGCGACGCCAGGCTTGGCTTCGCCATCAGTCGTACTGAAGAG GGTTTCATCTACGTCTCGTCCGTCATGGAGGACGACGGCGACCTCCAGGTGCCGTCCACGCGGTCGGGGCTCCGGGACCTCTACCGGGAGGCGAAGCGCGCGTCCAAGCTGCTGGTCATCTCGAGGGTGTCGGGCCAAAAGGTCCTGCCGTGGATGGTGTCGACGTCCGGCGCCATCCGGTGCTACGACACCGTCTCCCTCAGCCAGAAGCTGTCCCTGCACCGCCACGCCCTGAAGCCGATCCTTCTTCACGTGATCATGTGGGACGGCAAGTCGGACGCGCCGGCTCGGCCGGTGCGCGAGCCCTGCCCGCTGCCTCTGCCGTCCCCGGCGTTCACCGACTTGCCCCGGCAGGACTCGTTTGCGTACGGCGAGCAGCGGGTGCAGACGGAAGGGGACCCCGGGATCATGAACGAGAGGGACACCGCAGGGGACGCGTCCTTCAGGTTTCATAATTTCTCGCTGCCCAACAACTGGGTCTGA
- the LOC120639862 gene encoding uncharacterized protein LOC120639862 produces the protein MDLPVVDLAPFLGAAAGGEEEEEVRALCATVSASLRDTGALLVKDPRCSAADNDRFLDVVERYFARSAEAKRLQERPHLHYQVGVTPEGVEVPRSLVDKDMQEKIRSMPEESQPATPKGPDPKWRYMWRVGPRPANTRFKELNSEPVIPDGLPEWKETMDSWGSKMISAIEVVAEMAAIGFGLPKDAFTSLMKEGPHLLAPTGSDLERHGSEGTVFAGFHYDLNFLTIHGRSRFPGLNIWLRNGKKMEVKVPVGCLLIQSGKQLEWLTGGECLAGMHEVVVTKRTLEAIALAKEQNRSLWRVSSTLFSHIASDAILKPLGHFAETPNAASYPPICAGDYVEQELSVINLKGKDAL, from the exons ATGGACCTCCCCGTCGTGGATCTCGCGCCGTTCctcggggccgccgccggcggggaggaggaggaggaggtgcgcgCGCTGTGTGCGACGGTGAGCGCCAGCCTGCGGGACACGGGGGCGCTGCTGGTGAAGGAcccgcgctgctccgccgccgacaACGACCGCTTCCTCGACGTCGTCGAGCGCTACTTCGCCCGATCCGCGGAGGCCAAGCGCCTCCAGGAACGCCCCCACCTCCACTACCAG GTTGGCGTGACACCAGAAGGGGTGGAGGTTCCTCGCAGCTTGGTTGACAAAGACATGCAGGAGAAGATCAGGAGTATGCCGGAGGAGTCTCAGCCAGCCACCCCTAAAGGGCCAGACCCGAAATGGCGGTACATGTGGAGAGTTGGTCCTCGCCCTGCAAATACCCGCTTCAAG GAGCTGAACTCTGAACCAGTTATCCCTGATGGGTTGCCTGAGTGGAAAGAGACAATGGATTCCTGGGGTTCTAAAATGATTTCTGCAATTGAG GTCGTTGCTGAAATGGCTGCAATTGGGTTCGGCCTGCCAAAGGATGCATTTACTTCTTTGATGAAGGAG GGACCACACCTTCTCGCACCAACTGGAAGTGACCTGGAGCGTCATGGTTCTGAGGGCACTGTTTTCGCTGGGTTCCATTATGATCTTAATTTCCTGACTATACATGGCCGAAGTAGATTTCCAGGCCTGAACATCTGGTTAAGGAATGGTAAAAAGATGGAAGTGAAGGTCCCTGTTGGCTGCCTCCTCATTCAATCAGGGAAACAG CTGGAATGGCTTACTGGTGGTGAGTGTTTGGCTGGAATGCACGAGGTGGTGGTGACAAAGAGAACATTAGAGGCCATAGCCTTAGCGAAGGAGCAAAATAGAAGCTTGTGGCGGGTTTCGTCAACA TTGTTCTCACACATTGCTTCAGATGCAATTCTTAAGCCGCTGGGCCACTTTGCTGAAACACCGAATGCTGCCTCGTATCCCCCAATATGCGCTGGGGATTATGTTGAACAGGAGCTTTCAGTGATTAACCTGAAAGGAAAGGATGCGTTATAG
- the LOC120639898 gene encoding PRELI domain containing protein 3A-like produces the protein MVVYTQEHVYRHPWDRVTAAAWRKFTDPASRTALSHVADVHTLHRRLDSGTGRLHAARSITVRSPLLPFILRRLLPSAAASPNGAALCHCVETSLVDAQRRAMDVVVRNVSLRGIIEVEERASYRPHPDRPDEWTQFRQETTIRCRPLAALAAVAEKVETRCAERFLQNSAKGREVVERICRYLEAESAGAAPSAV, from the coding sequence ATGGTGGTGTACACGCAGGAGCACGTCTACCGGCACCCGTGGGACCGCGTGactgcggcggcgtggcgcaagTTCACGGACCCGGCCTCCCGCACGGCGCTCTCCCACGTCGCCGACGTCCACACGCTGCACCGCCGCCTCGACTCCGGCAcgggccgcctccacgccgcgcgCTCCATCACGGTGCGGTCCCCGCTGCTCCCCTTCAtcctgcgccgcctcctcccgtccgccgcggcctcccccaACGGCGCCGCGCTCTGCCACTGCGTCGAGACGTCGCTCGTCGACGCCCAGCGCCGCGCCATGGACGTCGTCGTGCGAAACGTCAGCCTCCGGGGCATCATCGAGGTCGAGGAGCGCGCGTCCTACAGGCCCCACCCGGACCGCCCCGACGAATGGACGCAATTCAGGCAGGAGACCACGATCCGGTGCCGCCCGCTTgcggccctcgccgccgtcgccgagaaGGTCGAGACCCGCTGCGCCGAGAGGTTCCTGCAGAACAGCGCCAAGGGGAGGGAGGTCGTCGAGCGGATCTGCCGGTACCTCGAGGCCgagtccgccggcgccgcgccctccgcAGTCTGA
- the LOC120639880 gene encoding 60S ribosomal protein L31-like, with translation MSEKKRGGGGTRKDEVVTREYTINLHKRLHGCTFKKKAPNAIKEIRKFAQKAMGTTDVRIDVKLNKHIWSSGIRSVPRRVRVRIARKRNDEEDAKEELYSLVTVAEIPAEGLKGLGTKVVENED, from the exons atgtCGGAAAagaagcgcggcggcggcggcacccgcaAGGACGAGGTGGTGACCCGCGAGTACACCATTAACCTCCACAAGCGCCTCCACGGATG CACCTTCAAGAAGAAAGCACCAAATGCCATCAAAGAGATCAGGAAGTTTGCACAGAAGGCTATGGGAACCACTGATGTCCGAATTGATGTGAAGCTCAACAAGCACATCTGGAGCAGTGGTATCCGGAGCGTTCCAAGGCGAGTTCGCGTCAGAATCGCCCGGAAGAGGAATGATGAGGAAGATGCCAAGGAGGAGCTCTACTCTCTGGTCACAGTTGCTGAGATCCCTGCAGAGGGTCTCAAAGGTTTGGGTACTAAGGTTGTTGAGAATGAGGATTAA
- the LOC120639870 gene encoding probable glucosamine 6-phosphate N-acetyltransferase 2: MTSTSPESAAAAGETNDPIHIRRLDLSDHETGFVALLSQLSACPDLTASEFATRFAELAAQGDDHVILVAEDTTAREQRIRATGCLFVERKFLRGGGKVGHVEDVVVDAASRGRGLGLRIVRRLVEIARDAGCYKIILDCTPELRAYYAKCGFVEKGVQMAVYF; this comes from the exons ATGACGTCCACCTCGCCggaatccgccgccgccgccggggaaacCAACGATCCCATCCACATCCGTCGCCTAGATCTGTCCGACCACGAGACGGGCTTCGTAGCCCTCCTCTCCCAGCTCTCCGCCTGCCCGGATCTCACTGCGTCCGAGTTCGCCACGCGCTTCGCCGAGCTCGCTGCGCAAGGTGACGACCACGTCATCCTAGTGGCCGAGGACACCACCGCCCGGGAGCAGCGGATTCGCGCCACGGGGTGCCTCTTCGTGGAGCGCAAGTTCCTGCGAGGCGGCGGCAAG GTGGGCCACGTTGAGGACGTGGTGGTCGATGCCGCCTCGCGCGGCAGGGGGCTCGGGCTCCGCATCGTGCGCCGCCTCGTCGAGATCGCCAGGGACGCCGGCTGCTACAAGATCATCCTAGACTGCACTCCTGAGCTGCGCGCCTACTACGCCAAGTGCGGGTTTGTGGAAAAGGGGGTTCAGATGGCCGTCTACTTCTGA